One genomic segment of Arcobacter porcinus includes these proteins:
- a CDS encoding FAD-dependent oxidoreductase: protein MKKYDYIIIGAGIAGCSLAYSLSKYSKSVLIIDKNSDIAFGASGAAGAFLSPLLGVDNSFKTLVARALEFSSNIYKKEFPDLIDSCGTLRIPKDKNDEDKFQNYIPFMDFSFEARENGYFFPIGSSVKSYEICKELSKNVEKLLSYEVTKIEQIKDDKWIINSEFEASKLFLATGANISLIEEDYFKIRAVWGQKIDILSSSQTFHNYHKECSISNSKEFKNRFKISIGATHDREELDKTDTSFDLSLKDINLINHNEKTKNIIDKNSQKLLKLASDIKTLEDIEIIDIKIGARASSVDYFPMLAELIDVEKSVEKYPHIKNGSFIKDENLETIKNLYTLNGVGGRGFVLSLYLADILVEYVINGKEIDSSLTNHRLFKRWIKRLNNKGKNR, encoded by the coding sequence ATGAAAAAATATGATTATATAATTATTGGTGCTGGAATTGCTGGATGCTCTTTAGCATATTCTTTAAGTAAATATTCCAAAAGTGTTTTAATAATAGATAAAAATAGTGATATTGCTTTTGGAGCAAGTGGTGCTGCTGGGGCATTTTTATCTCCTCTTTTAGGAGTTGATAATAGCTTTAAAACATTAGTAGCAAGAGCTTTAGAGTTTTCTTCTAATATTTATAAAAAAGAGTTTCCAGATTTAATAGACTCTTGTGGAACATTAAGAATTCCAAAAGATAAAAATGATGAAGATAAATTTCAAAATTATATACCTTTTATGGATTTTTCTTTTGAAGCTAGAGAAAATGGATATTTTTTCCCTATTGGAAGTAGTGTAAAATCTTATGAGATTTGTAAAGAATTAAGTAAAAATGTAGAAAAACTACTCTCATATGAAGTTACTAAGATAGAGCAAATAAAAGATGATAAATGGATAATAAATAGTGAATTTGAAGCTTCAAAACTATTTTTAGCAACAGGAGCTAATATATCTTTGATAGAAGAAGATTATTTTAAAATAAGAGCAGTTTGGGGACAAAAGATAGATATTTTGAGTTCAAGTCAAACTTTCCATAACTATCATAAAGAGTGCTCTATTTCAAATTCAAAAGAGTTTAAAAATAGATTCAAAATATCTATTGGAGCAACTCATGATAGAGAAGAACTTGATAAAACTGATACTTCTTTTGATTTAAGTTTAAAAGATATTAATCTTATTAATCACAATGAAAAGACAAAAAATATAATAGATAAAAATAGTCAAAAGCTTTTAAAACTAGCAAGTGATATAAAAACTTTAGAAGATATTGAAATTATAGATATAAAAATTGGAGCAAGAGCTTCAAGTGTTGATTATTTTCCAATGCTTGCAGAATTAATAGATGTAGAAAAAAGTGTAGAAAAGTATCCTCATATTAAAAATGGCTCATTTATAAAAGATGAAAACTTAGAGACTATAAAAAATCTATATACTTTAAATGGAGTAGGTGGAAGAGGTTTTGTTCTTTCATTATATCTTGCAGATATTTTAGTTGAATATGTAATTAATGGTAAAGAAATAGACTCCTCTTTGACAAATCATAGGCTTTTTAAAAGATGGATAAAAAGATTAAACAATAAAGGAAAAAATAGATGA
- a CDS encoding DnaJ C-terminal domain-containing protein, whose protein sequence is MAKSLYETLEVNENASAEEIKKAYRKLARKYHPDVNKDPSAEEKFKEINAAYEVLSNAEKKQQYDQYGDSMFGGQNFSDFARNQGNGVDLDEILRQMFGAGAGFGQRGFGGFGFDEPDLDTQASVVVPFDIAVLGGKQHISLNNDSFDIKIPEGIEHGQKIRAKGKGKSYQGRKGDLILKINIAESPIYTRDKDTLERYFDIPLKTALFGGKVEIKTLHKDITLKVPQDTKQNQKFRVKELGVLNRKSGVKGDLYLKANIVLPKLEELDSSFVEELEKHLPN, encoded by the coding sequence ATGGCAAAAAGTTTATATGAAACATTAGAAGTAAATGAAAATGCAAGTGCTGAAGAGATAAAAAAAGCATATAGAAAACTTGCAAGAAAATATCACCCTGATGTAAATAAAGATCCAAGTGCTGAAGAGAAGTTTAAAGAGATAAATGCAGCTTATGAAGTTTTAAGTAATGCTGAAAAAAAACAGCAATATGACCAATATGGTGATTCTATGTTTGGTGGACAAAATTTCAGTGATTTTGCAAGAAATCAAGGAAATGGTGTAGATTTAGATGAAATTTTAAGACAAATGTTTGGTGCTGGAGCTGGTTTTGGACAAAGAGGTTTTGGTGGATTTGGTTTTGATGAACCAGATTTAGATACACAAGCTAGTGTTGTAGTACCTTTTGATATTGCTGTTTTAGGTGGGAAACAACATATTTCTCTAAATAATGACTCTTTTGATATCAAAATTCCTGAAGGAATAGAACATGGTCAAAAAATAAGAGCAAAAGGTAAAGGAAAATCTTATCAAGGAAGAAAAGGTGATTTAATCTTAAAAATAAATATTGCAGAAAGTCCTATTTATACAAGAGATAAAGATACTTTAGAGAGATATTTTGATATTCCTTTAAAAACTGCACTATTTGGTGGAAAAGTTGAAATAAAAACTCTTCACAAAGATATAACTTTAAAAGTTCCTCAAGATACAAAACAGAATCAAAAATTTAGAGTAAAAGAGCTTGGAGTTTTAAATAGAAAATCAGGAGTAAAAGGTGATTTATATTTAAAAGCAAATATTGTTTTACCAAAACTTGAAGAGCTTGATAGCAGTTTTGTAGAAGAGTTAGAGAAGCATTTACCTAATTAA
- a CDS encoding heat shock protein transcriptional repressor HspR, translating into MQSNSYIEPVYLISAVAEILNIHPQTLRQYEREGLIKPSRSNGKIRLYSQKDINHIKYVLTLTRDLGVNLAGVDIVLQLNQKIEDLENEIDSLKIKLQSKSSNSVVPDNKALVIQKSSLEVVIVKK; encoded by the coding sequence ATGCAAAGTAATAGCTATATAGAGCCAGTTTATCTAATCTCAGCAGTTGCTGAAATTTTAAATATACATCCTCAAACTTTAAGACAATATGAGAGAGAAGGTCTTATAAAACCAAGTAGATCAAATGGTAAAATAAGGCTTTATTCTCAAAAAGATATTAATCATATTAAATATGTTTTAACATTAACTAGGGATTTAGGTGTAAATTTAGCTGGAGTTGATATTGTTTTGCAACTAAATCAAAAGATAGAAGATCTTGAAAATGAGATAGATAGCTTAAAAATAAAACTTCAAAGTAAAAGTAGCAACTCAGTTGTTCCAGATAATAAAGCTTTGGTAATTCAAAAATCCAGTTTAGAAGTTGTAATTGTTAAAAAGTAG
- a CDS encoding thioesterase family protein, which yields MCLEIGTKAEISYKVLKKDLAANLEISKDDGFPEVFATARMVALMECSAAKMMIPLLSEDELSVGVGVDIKHLAATLENDIAISTATFIGMEGKLYKFSIEVVDSGGVIGTGFHTRAIVNNDRLINGAKKRVQK from the coding sequence ATGTGTTTAGAAATTGGTACAAAAGCAGAGATTTCATATAAAGTTTTAAAAAAAGATTTGGCAGCTAATCTAGAGATTTCAAAAGATGACGGTTTCCCAGAGGTTTTTGCAACTGCTAGAATGGTTGCACTTATGGAATGTAGTGCTGCTAAGATGATGATTCCTCTTTTAAGTGAAGATGAATTAAGTGTTGGAGTTGGTGTTGATATAAAACATCTTGCTGCAACTTTAGAGAATGATATAGCTATTTCTACTGCAACTTTTATTGGAATGGAAGGAAAACTTTATAAATTTTCTATTGAAGTTGTTGATAGTGGTGGAGTTATTGGTACAGGATTTCATACAAGAGCAATAGTAAATAATGATAGATTAATTAATGGTGCTAAAAAAAGAGTACAAAAATAG
- the ybeY gene encoding rRNA maturation RNase YbeY: MIDLDNQTDFEIDLESLEKIALTLSNKDIELLIVDNDSIKEINKEFRNKDEATDVLSFPMEFNFPNMPLGSIIISVDFVRNKAKEFGHSELEEFTLLFIHGFLHLLGFDHEVDNGEHREKEEELISLFNLPSSLIVRNS, from the coding sequence ATGATAGATTTAGATAATCAAACAGATTTTGAGATAGATTTAGAAAGTTTAGAAAAAATTGCATTAACTCTTAGCAATAAAGATATTGAGCTTTTAATTGTAGATAATGATTCAATAAAAGAGATAAACAAAGAGTTTAGAAATAAAGATGAAGCAACAGATGTTTTGAGTTTTCCTATGGAATTTAATTTTCCAAATATGCCTTTAGGTTCAATTATAATATCTGTTGATTTTGTAAGAAATAAAGCAAAAGAGTTTGGGCACAGCGAACTTGAAGAGTTTACTCTTCTATTTATTCATGGTTTTTTACATCTTTTAGGTTTTGATCATGAAGTTGATAATGGAGAGCATAGAGAAAAAGAAGAGGAGCTTATAAGCTTGTTTAATCTTCCTTCTTCCTTAATAGTAAGAAACTCTTAA
- a CDS encoding Fur family transcriptional regulator: MIDTTTLLKNYDLKVTPQRIAIIEELYKNGHMNIDDLYRKLLDRFPSVSLATIYKNINSMVEKLFLSEVKIPNSKTVYELSKNEHAHLVCSVCKDIMDIEIDSSDIAKQIGNMSKFKVEQTDIILSGICPKCS, from the coding sequence ATGATTGATACAACAACACTATTAAAGAATTATGATTTAAAAGTTACTCCACAAAGAATAGCTATTATTGAAGAATTATATAAAAATGGACATATGAATATTGATGATTTATATAGAAAACTTCTTGATAGATTTCCATCAGTTTCTTTAGCTACTATTTATAAAAATATAAATTCAATGGTAGAGAAACTTTTTTTAAGTGAAGTAAAAATACCAAACTCTAAAACAGTTTATGAATTATCAAAAAATGAGCATGCTCATTTGGTTTGTTCAGTTTGTAAAGATATTATGGATATTGAGATTGATTCAAGTGATATTGCAAAACAAATAGGAAATATGAGTAAGTTTAAAGTAGAACAAACTGATATAATCTTAAGTGGAATTTGCCCAAAATGCTCTTAA
- a CDS encoding endonuclease/exonuclease/phosphatase family protein, whose translation MYKILLILLLTIFSYANELKIASYNVENFFDLNNDGTEYSEFIPNSKSLWNQRNFNIKLNNILQVINDIDADIIALQEIENEGLMKLLKQKLPKYSYYSFAKYPKSAVGIGFLSKIPIKNSSIINVKFQKALYRPILESTFSYENIEFKIFNNHWPSKRASENYRIKYAQALQNRVKELPNNYDYIILGDLNSNYNEFETFKRDKKLNQSAGLTGINHILNTIIDDKYITYFDIADDKLIKNRKIHYNLWLDLDTKDRFSTKFRNQNNTPDNIILSPSLFNNQGLNYILKSFNVFKPSYLFSNNQVIRWEMSNNKVSIHKGSGYSDHLPIYALFKINKNQEQVIKKDDLNHNIKDISSLYKKEKLIFPIVLNDIVVLYKHDDKAIIKQKNDRAIYIFKDAKDLELAFSYDLQINQIYDFYGLKEIKDFNILNKKEKNSNYKSLFLDASKNNIFDFKFENEVITKLEGVYKKSYLYLNDSKKIKIFAKDKNILPKENSKILLNEAQLGSFKGNMQIILHKKSDFKELK comes from the coding sequence TTGTATAAAATTCTTCTTATCTTACTTTTAACAATATTTTCTTATGCAAATGAGCTAAAAATTGCATCATATAATGTTGAAAATTTTTTTGATTTAAATAATGATGGTACAGAATACAGCGAATTTATTCCAAATAGTAAATCTTTATGGAATCAAAGAAATTTCAATATAAAGCTTAATAATATTTTACAAGTTATAAATGATATTGATGCAGATATTATTGCTTTACAAGAGATAGAAAATGAAGGATTGATGAAACTTCTAAAACAAAAGCTTCCAAAATACTCTTATTATAGTTTTGCAAAATATCCAAAAAGTGCAGTTGGGATTGGATTTTTATCAAAAATTCCTATAAAAAATTCATCTATAATAAATGTAAAATTTCAAAAAGCTCTTTATAGACCAATTTTAGAAAGCACCTTTTCTTATGAAAATATAGAGTTTAAAATCTTTAATAATCATTGGCCATCAAAAAGAGCAAGTGAAAATTATAGAATAAAATATGCACAAGCTTTACAAAATAGAGTAAAAGAGCTTCCAAATAACTATGATTACATAATCTTAGGAGATTTAAACTCAAATTATAATGAGTTTGAAACTTTTAAAAGAGATAAAAAATTAAATCAAAGTGCTGGATTAACTGGTATAAATCATATTTTAAACACTATAATAGATGATAAATATATTACATATTTTGATATTGCAGATGATAAATTAATTAAAAATAGAAAAATACATTATAATCTTTGGTTAGATTTAGATACAAAAGATAGGTTTTCAACAAAATTTAGAAATCAAAACAATACTCCTGATAATATAATTTTAAGTCCATCTTTATTTAATAATCAAGGTTTAAACTATATTCTAAAATCATTTAATGTTTTTAAACCATCATATTTGTTTTCAAATAATCAAGTTATAAGATGGGAGATGTCAAACAACAAAGTTTCTATTCATAAAGGTTCAGGTTATTCTGATCATCTTCCAATTTATGCACTTTTTAAAATAAATAAAAATCAAGAGCAAGTAATAAAAAAAGATGATTTAAATCACAATATAAAAGATATAAGTAGTTTATATAAAAAAGAGAAACTAATATTTCCAATAGTTTTAAATGATATTGTAGTTTTATATAAGCATGATGATAAGGCAATAATAAAACAAAAAAACGATAGAGCTATATATATTTTTAAAGATGCAAAAGATTTAGAACTTGCATTTTCATATGATTTACAAATCAATCAAATTTATGATTTTTATGGATTAAAAGAGATAAAAGATTTTAATATTTTAAATAAAAAAGAGAAAAATAGTAATTATAAATCTCTATTTTTAGATGCTTCAAAAAATAATATTTTTGATTTCAAATTTGAAAATGAAGTTATTACAAAATTAGAAGGAGTTTACAAAAAATCTTATCTATATTTAAATGATTCAAAAAAGATAAAAATATTTGCAAAAGATAAAAATATCTTACCAAAAGAGAATAGCAAAATCTTATTAAACGAGGCTCAACTTGGCTCTTTCAAGGGAAATATGCAAATTATACTACATAAAAAAAGTGATTTTAAAGAGTTAAAATGA